AGACATAGAAAATATCAGGAAAATAATCATGTTTCTAATTGTAAAACCAGAAGCTAAAACTAACACTGAATATATGAAAGTATACAAGAAACAATTATGGAATATACAGCAAACTTAAGaacaaaattgaaaatgtatGTGAAAATGAAAGACCTTCCATGCTCATAGTTcaaaagaattaatattttaaaaatagccatAATAGTAAAAATGATTCAACTCTATTAAACTCCAATGACACTTACTAAAACCTAGAAGAATATCtaaaaattatatagaaaaaaGTATCATCAATTAAAATCTTGAGGATAAACCCTAAAGTAATGTTGAAGGCATAAGCATATCCCATTTAAACTTATGATACATAGAGttatgaaaacagcatggtggtGTTGGAGCATCTGGGAGAAAACTAAACTCACTTTGATCTGTGAATGTGGCAAAGTGCAAAAAGTTCTTCCAATAAGGTGGCTTTCTGGAAGAATTGCACAACCATGGAAAGTCAATGTACTTGAAAGCAAGGACAGAATGGGAATGCCCTGTCATTCCCCCACAATCTCAGTGGGAAATATAAAAGCCTAGGAGAAATATCCTTGGCTTTTTTCATATGGCCAGAGATAATAAGATATAACACCTGGTGTATTTCCTCACTCTTCTGTCATTTGCTTAACTTCACTGTGAATGATCTTTCATATTatatttgctttaattttaaaaaagagaaaagctttGCATGCACTACGCAGACACAGTCCTTTGTGTTTTCCAACAtagacctttctttttctttattattattattattattatttattggttTTGTGAGATGGgatttctttgtatctttggatCTGGTCCACCTGGAACTAGCACCTttaacatttccttctttctttaaagtTTGAGTCTCATGATAATGGTGGGTCAACACATTGTATAATcaaaaaatttcaggaaaatgagTTAAAGAAAGAGAATAGAGATTAAACACAAAGTCAGACATTTCATCCAGTTGAATTGTccaaagcattaaaaaataattacctgACATTGTTGGTGGTGCTATTTTAATGTGTGGCCTTAACTATTTCAAAAGATagcaagataaataaaacaaataacaaaatccaGATTTATAAAACAGTATGAGAGAAAAACTTAATATATAGGTGACTGAGGAAATATTTATAGAATTAAAAATATGAGATACAAAAACACCACATGAGCTACCAACATAAGACATGCTGAAAAAAGCAAGCACTTCTCCAAAGAAATAGAGGTAGTGTATAactacataaaaaaatttaacatCCTATGTTTCGGGAATGTAAATTCAATTTCTACTGAGGATCACTCTCAGTGTGTCATAGAGACTGTCATCAAGAAGTCAAACATCAAATGCTTGGTAAAGTGGGAAATAGATACTCCTTTATGCACAGCTATTTGGAATTGGGATGTAAATTAGTTCATTTAGGTTATGAACTAATATGTAGTTtacatattaaaaagtaaagacaATTAGCAAATGATCACTGTATTGTTACTTCATATGCACATAAAGATATCATACAATAGAGATGCTGGTTTATCTATATGCTAATCAAATAGCGAAAGGTGGACATAATTTCAGCTCCTAACTAGGAGAGGGTAAATAAAATCTGGCATATATCACATGAACTTCTCAGAGATTGGATGGACAAAAGCCTAATGCATATCAGAAAATAAGTGTAAATGGGGAATCATCACATTGTGATTACAACATCAAATACTACATTTTTCTACAATATATAGAATTTAGAAAGAATGATATAGGAAACCAGGGAACTATGAGCAAGGACAAAGAAGACCACAAAGATGGAGGAGGCAGTACAGGAGAGGGATCTGAAAGCACTAGTATGATAAAGTACATTATACACTCATGTGAAAACTTTTCATAAAACTTTAATTAGTATGTACAATAAATATATGCTAATATAATTAAATGATAcaagtaaaaatggaaagaacagtgaaagaaaagaaatagagaaagaagaagaaagaaaggaagccacTGAAAGTATATAAATgcatgagagaggagagagaataaaaatatataaagctaaGTTTTAGTTTCCCAGTTTGAGAAGTGATGtgcattattatttaaatttaaatgtctgAACAGTTTTGGATTACTGCTGTGATACTGTACCTATAATAATGCATGGGCATTGTGAATATTTCTGCCCTTTACCGATTTTGAAAtgattgtaagaaaaaaaattagtgatACTGATGAAGTAGCTGACATAACAGAGAAAAAGTCAAATTTCTACATTAGATAAATTATACTTAATTTATTATTGCCTGTATAAATGTAAATCATGAAATTATTTAGCAATTTAGTCAATTTAATATGCACACTACATAAAAATATGTGAATATAGATTTAATTTGGTGCATCAGAAAGACAGAGTGATCATGCTTTTCCTCACTCAATTATTTTTGAGCTTCAGTTCTGAAAGTGTGCCAAGTAATCTTGCTTGGAAATTGGCCCCTGTAGATGACCACATGTTGCATGATGCTCATTGTTCTTACATATGAAGAACCTGGAATCATAAGGCAGAAGGGCAAGGAAGCCGCTTACCTATTAATACTACAATAATTCCTGGGCTTCATATTTGGGCCATACTTTACCAAGAACATTTTAATTTCACAGAGAACTGCATAAAATTTCTAGGTTGTTAAATTTATCTTCACAATATGAATaatgaattcagagaaaatgtAGGAAAAAATACCTAAAGAATAATAAATGATTTAGTACAGATGATTTCCAATCCTTTTGTCGATTTCCTATGttattttgaaaaaagaagaGCAGATAAAATTTGGAGGGCATAGAATATTAaaagaagtttttgtttgtttgcttattactCATGAATTTTGGTTCAcagtaagtatttttaaaatcagaatggATTACATAAGTTAAAGTGAAACAGatgatccaataaaaaatatCTGTGCACAGTTatcatttgttaattttataaGTAACTCAGAATTTTTATGAATAGAGATGTGTAGTTGGTGGAATGAGAttctataataaacaaatatcatCTGATACTGCAGTTTTAGAAAACTTTGACTTTGAACTATCAAATAATAGAAACATCCTAtcaacattaatatttttattagaagtgattaatttttaatctgagaataatttaaattattttttaaaaaggaattaatgATGTATTAGGTTTGCTTTGCATCTTTGTTTACTATTAATGCAATACTTAAATTGGCTTAATAAACTCAtataataaaaatcagtgacacaGAACCCTAAGTCATATTTATGCTCAAAATCTACTTATATACAAAGACACAATTGTATTAGATTCTcttcatttatttgaatttttgaattatttacctaatataaaataaatggataataagGTGTATTTTATAGAGGCTAATATTTGTTGTAGTGTAAAGGAATTATTTTATAACAGTACCAGATCCACTAACATTGTGAAATATGCTAACCAATATAAACTAATACACAAGTGATGCTTTATATATCTGTCTATTTGGGCAATTAAATTTTATACAACCTcaaattgtaaaaatatattgtttgagagaaaatgcaattaaaataaaagactttaaatGCATATACgaaacacattttaaatcatTACAGGTAGGTTTTGTGTTTAATTTCTgcagattttaaaacaattaacTATGAATGTCTGGAACCACACAAGTGAGTTTAACTTCATGCTTCTGGGATTGACAGATTCTAAGGAGATCCAGCtagtcctctctctcctctttcttttcataTACATGGCCACTGTGCTGGGGAACATAGCCATGATGCTAATCATTCATCTAGATGTCCAGCTTCACACTCCGATGTATTTCTTCCTCACTCACTTGTCATTTCTTGACCTCAGTTACTCAACTGTCATAACACCTAAAACCTTAGAGAATCTCCTTACTTCAAGAAAGAGCATTTCTTTGATGGGCTGCTTCAGTCAATTGTATCTTTTTGCCCTCTTGGCTGTTACTGAATGCTTTATACTCTCCTCAATGGCCTACGACCGCTATGTAGCCATCTGCAATCCCCTACACTATCCAGTTATTATGTCCACAAGGCGCTGCCATGCTCTCATCTCTGTATCCTACGTGATTGGAGCTATGGATTCCTCTGGCACTGTCTTTCGCATAATCACCTTGAATTTCTGCAAATCCAAGGTAATCCATCATTTCTTCTGTGATGTGTTCCCAATTTTAGCCCTGTCCTGCAGTGATACCCATGATGCTGAAGTCACCATATTCGTTCTAGCTGGTATTACTGTAGTCCTGTCCCTTATCCCTCTATTCTCATCCTATGTGTCCATTCTCTCTACAATTTTGAAGATAAATTCTTCTTCAGGTAAGCACAAAGCCTTTTCCACTTGTGCCTCTCATCTCCTGGGGGTCACTGTCTTCTATGGAACTGTGATCTTTACTTATATGAAGCCAAGCAAGTCCTACTCCCTGGGAAAAGATCAAATAGCTTCTGTTTTCTATACAATTGTGATCCCTATGCTGAATCCACTCATTTAtagtctcagaaacaaagaagtGAAAAGTGCTGTCCTTAGACTTGTGAAAAAGAAAGAGGGCTCCCAGAAATTTAAATAACAATGTTGCTACAGATTTAAACACTTCTCTTTTCCTACTGATCACatcacttgtttgtttgcttgtttttgtttgtttttgtcttcaaggcaatgtggccctggctgttctggaactctttctctctgtagccaAGATATCCTCAAAGTCACAAAGATCCTTATGCCTGGCTTTCCAagggcagggattaaaggtgtgagccaccaccactgggaTATTAAGTGCTTCTTTACCTTCTCTCTCAGCATGAACCTATcagctttgtgggttttttttttttgtttgtttgtttgtttgattggttggttggttggtttcttttgtatttgtgtagAGCTTCCCTTCCACTACCAAAGTTTCAGCATTTTTGAGAAGGGGACATATAAGTCTGTGTCATTACTAAAAATCAGGACATGCATATGAAACCCATGCTTTAAATATTTGAGTCTATCAGGACAGATAGCATTCAATGTGCGAAAATATTCTTGAAATGATTAAGCTTATATAGTacttaatatattattaaatgtCAGATATCTGACTTAGTGAACATTATGCTGACACATTAAGATTTTCAAAAGTAATTCTCTTTGTaatatgaaacatttttattattggtCTTATCACTAGTAAATGAGTGACATTTTAAGTCTCATTTTCCTCAGttgaataatataaataatagttACAAGTCAATGTGATAACAAAATGGATATATAACACACTGATGAAAATGAaattctcgccgggcggtggtggcgcacgcctttaatcccagcacttgggaggcagaggtaggcggatctctgtgagttcgagaccagcctggtctacaagagctagttccaggacaagctccaaagccacagagaaaccctgtctcgaaaaaccaaaaaaaaaaaaaaaaaaatgaaattctctgcttattataatttaaaaacattgctAAATTTTATTTGTAGTTGGTTTGAAGAATATTTACAGATATTTAACCACATTTCAGTTAATCAAAATTATACAAATAGCCAGAAGCAAAATCAATAGTCAAAAAAATTGTGTTTGATTTAAATAATTGAAGCATAATTAAATGATAAGGTAATGTTATATTGTAATATTGGTGccaatattgaaaatatttaaagttatttagtAGAAGTactgtaataaatattaaaaaatattttctcatacttATCAATCAATAACTTAATTGTACTTTTATTTAGTGTATATAAAAATGCATGCCATTCCTCTATATTCTTTGTAACTTTCTTCATTCACTTAAATGACATATATTTGACCATCTTTGTGAATAAAAGTTATGCGTTGACCATATTCTCAGAGTGTGGCTAAGATCTTACTTCTTATCTTATATTGCTTTAGTGCTCATAACCTGTGCACACATCAAGTCAGAATTCCAGGCACATAAATAATACCTTTGGTGGCTActgctaaattttaaaaacttcagaTCATCTGTGATATTGCAAGAATATTTTCACTGAGCTTTATCTTATTAATTTACgtttgaaaatgtttaaatgaatcaTTTGAATTAAATGATTGACAtagtttttattgtattatagAAAAAATACTGTAAGGTATATTATTGACTGTAATGATGTATTTTGTTGTAACTCAAAAACTTTTTCAAATAgagaattaaatttattttcagaattatatttatatatattatttttttaatgtatattcaATGAAGCTTTCTTTTAGAAACACCATTCTCCTTGGtgtttagctttgttttcttttagaaacacCATTCTCCTTGGTGTTTAACTTTGTTGATCTCTTAtaattatatagatataaattatacatttatatattaaatttctgAAATAGCTTACCAACTAATTATGATTATATTTCTTTACTacatttctctatatattttattatgtttattttaaaatctcgAGCGTTCTGATTCATTCaagtattaaatattttcctattttatctGTTTCAAAGACTGGCATTAGACTATATCAATATTTTGTAAACATTGTCTTATTTTTCCTCCAGTGACTGTGTTGCCtgtaatttataattttgttactcctattcatttatttttgcgaTAAATAAAACAGTTTAATAAATGTTCACAATTAAttttttctagtttgtttttctttgatttttaatatgCCTCATTCTGTATATATTCTGTCATATTCTGTTGCTGATAtttaatacaaatttatttttaaatacacattttcttGAATCCTTTTTAATGAAGATATAACCTAACAGTTTGTAACCTATTTATAGGAACATAAAAGCATTACAGATGTCAACATTAGAATATTTTTTCCACAGATATCATTCTTGTGTACAATGTATATTTATAACCATAAACCTATTTCTACTCTTAGATTTGATCAGGAAAGTCTCTGTCATCAGTAGGACAATTGATAAACCAGTGAGTACTTTACATTGAATGTTCATCTCTGAAAAGGACATCAGGATTGTATACATAGTATTTTGTCTACAGAGACATTAGCCCCTGCTATCATTACCTTCTTATCTTCTTAATAAGTAGGACTACTTTTCAGCTTGCGAAAGTGAGTGTGTTTCTAGGACTTGGTCAGTAGCCACAGCTACTGTGAACTCATCATTGTGTCATCCATGACATGAACAAACACCAGTGTTTGTTTCATATTGCTCTACTCAATCCCCCAGCTGCCTGTCTTCTTCAGTGTCACCTGGAACTAGTACCGGGTGATATCGATGTCTTATTAGGACTGAGAGCTCAACTGTCAGCATGTTTcatgagaaagataaaagcttGGAGGATGTAGCAACAAGAACAATAATTTCTTAGGAAATGATGCTAatatgaaaagttttaaaattataatttaagtttaaatatgaataaaatcacATTATGTCAAACCAccagtttacttattttttactAAGCCTCTTCCTCCCTGGAACTTGGATACAAGGTACATACCAACACTCAGGTATACAATAATCTCTAATATGACCCCTAATATAACAGACCCAATTCtccttttctggtgtttgtactatattttcttcaaatacaaaatttatatagttttctatttcctttttttttccatataggTGATTGAACATAGAATCTTAGACATGTAGAAAATTCTCTGTCTTTGATCTATCTATGTACctaacacttttttttcctttattttgggCCAAAAAATTACAGGTAATTGTCTCCACTTGAATTGAGATTTCTTTCCCCTCATCTTACTTTCACTAGCACCTGGATTTTTGgccagaagaaagagacagaacacTTAttacctttttcttcctttcaattttaaatgtttgaatgttttgcctacatgcatatatatgctatGCATTCCTTTAACTCCCTCCATGGAAGAGGGAATCAGAAACCCTGTCATTGAAGTTATGAATgctttgagctgccatgtgtacTGAGAGCTGTATACAactctctgtaagagcagtacttAAATTCTGAGCTATCTTTAGCCCCAATACTTGGAATAAGaaattcctttttctctcttattGTGTCTTCTGACTCACTTAAGACTTACAGTAATTCTTACAGAAGGGTCTGTTGAATGTGTTGAATGAATAACATAACTGTCATAAGGactgtctgttctttccttcattctattCTTAAAATAAGAGGCTATGCAGCCATGAAATCTAGGATTGAATTATAGCTAGGcgaatatatagacatatattcatacacatatatattcctaacaaAGAACAGACACTATGCCATAGAGAGAGCCATATTCATATAACAAATCACAATAATCAAAGGTTAGAAAAAGCCTAGGCATCGTCAACATAGGAGTAAAGAAACATATTCTTCTACACAGAATTCAGTATTCTTAGGAAATTTGGCTGGGCAGTGTTTGATGATCAAATACTATTGGTTGTTTAATGATAAGCAGAAGTGGAGATTATTttattaagtgaaattaaccagACAGGAAACAATTTCACATGTTTTTACTTACATGTGAAATATGAAAACTAACCAACTTTAAATATTGAAAGGCCTTATTTAGAGAAGAGAAAATTATCATCCAGGTTGAAGAATGAGGATTAGACAGAGAAGTAAAGAGttattcttatttaaataaaaaaacaccactATGAAATATTGATTAACTAAGTAAAAACTAgatccaaaggaaatgaaaattttccattttctaagtTGTGGCAAAAAAGGAAGTTATAAGATAATAGCAAAAaattatgtgggattcccctctgtgtgctgtgaatatgattggttaataaggaaagctggcttgagcctttggcagggcagggcagaggtaGGCCAGGAAGGCAGAACCGAATTCTGGGAGAAataagggcagagtcagagagaagctgtgtAGTCCcaatggagacagacacagaaccaTTCTGGTAgtccacgacctcgtggtgaggcacagattaatggaggtggattaaattaagatgtaaaatctAGCCAGTGAGAAGttagagctaaaaggccaagcaatgatttactttctgtgtgattattttgggactcaGTGGCTATGGACAAACAAGCAGTCCTTCTCCTACACAAAAATAAttcaggagagaaggaaggataaAGACAAGATAGAGATCAAATAACCTTTTCTCAGGGTGGGTGGATAAACTCAGTGTCTTCTGAAGTAAAATTTATGTAGAAAGACAATCTTAACCAATGCTCAACTctcattttcttcagtatttttacTTTGAGTTAGTTTGTattagaattttatacatgaatacTCTATCTATTCCAGgattccctttcccttctttgaTTCTTCCTGTGTCTATAACTgatctaaaatatttctttaattacttTATGGCTTATATGACTTACTGAGTTTCTTTGGTATTGTTTTTAAGCATATATGCCTAGGCATGACCTCTAGGATAGCTTAATAGTTAGCTCTGAAATATTATTAGTTAGCTAACAAAAGAGAAAACCTATTTCCTTGTCTCAGAGCCTGTAACATTTGATCTGCCGTGGAGAAGTTGTGAAGGTGATTTGTTTGTCACAGTTTGCATGTTGTTTTAAAGTCTGTGATTATCTTATCTAATCATTATCAATTAAGATTCTTCTTATGAATTATATTGTTCTCAGAAATTTTGATCAAGTGTATGATTCACGAAAAATAATGCCATCCACTACACAAGTAACGTATATTCTAAACTTCTGATATAGGCATTCTTTCTGAAGAAACCTCAAGAAAAGTAATAACAGAATGAAATAAATTGAGATACATAAGAATCTCCTACTCTTCTTTGTTACTGTGAGAATGTTGTATTCTGCCTTTGCTGATTTAGAGAAAAGATCTACAGTTAAATGTTGCACCCTTTAAAAAACCATGTTATAAGTTTATTTCATACTtagcactttttaaattttgttattttatatgacATAATTTCCACCTTCTGATTCATCCCTTCAAATCCTCCTACATACCTCTCCTTGCTCTGTTTCTGATTTATACCACTTACTTTCATTATTTTACATGtaatcatgtatatatacatacaaacaaattcCTAAATGCAATAAATTGAGTTCATATAGTATtacttgtagttttttttttctgttaaccACTCAGTATTAGAGAACCCATTGGTGAACTCTTCCTTGAGCAAGACTATATCTGCTGTT
This genomic window from Chionomys nivalis chromosome 2, mChiNiv1.1, whole genome shotgun sequence contains:
- the LOC130870202 gene encoding olfactory receptor 8H1-like, producing the protein MNVWNHTSEFNFMLLGLTDSKEIQLVLSLLFLFIYMATVLGNIAMMLIIHLDVQLHTPMYFFLTHLSFLDLSYSTVITPKTLENLLTSRKSISLMGCFSQLYLFALLAVTECFILSSMAYDRYVAICNPLHYPVIMSTRRCHALISVSYVIGAMDSSGTVFRIITLNFCKSKVIHHFFCDVFPILALSCSDTHDAEVTIFVLAGITVVLSLIPLFSSYVSILSTILKINSSSGKHKAFSTCASHLLGVTVFYGTVIFTYMKPSKSYSLGKDQIASVFYTIVIPMLNPLIYSLRNKEVKSAVLRLVKKKEGSQKFK